The Acidobacteriota bacterium region ATCGGCGAGGTTGCCGATCCAGATCTTCGTCGTCCGGCCTCCGCGATAGAGTTTCCACTGCGCGAACGCGCCGGCGAGCGGCATATACGCGATCCGTGACCCGTCCGGCGAGAACGAAGCGCCGCCGCCGGCCATCGGAAACGGCAATTCGGTCGGCATTCCCTCGCCGCTGACCGGCATCGTGTACATTTTGGGAGCCGGCATCCCGGAGTTGCGCCCCGAAAGAAACATCACGGATTTTCCATCGGGCGTCCAGCCGATAACGCTGTCGTTGCTGGGGTGGAAAGTCACCCTTCGCGGTTCTCCGCCGCTTGCGGGGATGACAAAAACATCGACGTTTCCGTCATACTCGCCGGTGAAGGCGATCCAGTTTCCGTCCGGCGAGAACGAAGGCCCGGCTTCGATGCCGACGCCGCTCGTCAGACGTTCGGCACTGCCTCCTTCACGCGCGACCTTCCACAGATCGCCGCCGAACGAAAAGACGATGTCGGTCTTGTTCATCGTCGGCTGGCGAAGGATCAACGGCGCGCCCTGCGCAAACGCGCCGGCCGCGAAAACAATTGTTGCGAAGATGATGGTTACGATGTTTTTCATATTCTTAAAATTCCAAATTCCAGATTCCAGATATTCCGAATTCCAGAAGCCAGATTCCAGTTATTCCAAATTCCAAATTCCAGATTCCAGATATTCCAGATTCCAGTTATTCGAAATTCCGGTTATTGCAAATTCCGGTTATTCCAGATTCCAGTTATTCCAAATTCCAATTATTCCAAATTCCAGATTCCAGTTATTCCAAATTCCAGATTCCAGTTATTCCAAATTCCAATTATTCCAAATTCCAATTATTCCAAATTCCAATTATTCCAAATTCCAATTATTCCAAATTCCAATTATTCCAAATTCCAATTATTCCAAATTCCAGTTTTCAATCCTTGGAATCCCTGGAATCTCACTGGAATCTCTCGAATCCCTGGAATCCCTGGAATCTCACTGGAATCCCTGGAATCCCTGGAATCTCACTGGAATCTCTCGAATCCCTGGAATCCTGGAATCTCACTGGAATCTCACTGGAATCTCTGGAATCCCTGGAATCCCTGGAATCTCACTGGAATCTCACTGGAATCTCTCGAATCCCTGGAATCTCTCGAATCCCTGGAATCCTGGAATCTCACTGGAATCCCTGGAATCCCTGGAATCTCACTGGAATCTCACTGGAATCTCTCGAATCCCTGGAATCCTGGAATCTCACTGGAATCCCTGGAATCCTGGAATCTCACTGGAATCTCACTGGAATCCCTGGAATCCCTGGAATCTCACTGGAATCCCCGGAATCCCTGGAATCCCCGGAATCCCTGGAATCCCCGGAATCCCTGGAATCCCCGGAATCCGTGGATTTACGGTTTCCCAAGTCCGGTCGATTTGTGATAATTCGGATAATCCGGACGCTTGTAATCCTTCGGCGGATTCTTGCGCAGTTCTTCGAGCAGCCATTCGACCGCCTTTTCAAGCTGCGGATCCCGCCCTTGGCGCCACATCGCCGGATCGTATTCGACCTCGATGTCGGGTGCGACGCCGACGTTCTCGACTTCCCATTGCCCGTTCAACCCGTAAACGGCGCCGTTCGGAGCGCGGATGCTGCCGCCGTCCATCAGCGTCGGAATTCCCGAAGCCCGAACAAGCCCGCCCCAGGTACGCTTGCCGACAAGGGCGCCGACCTTGAGATTCTTGAAGAACCAAGGCATCGCGTCGCCGCCCGAACCGGCCAGTTCGTTGATCAGCATCGCCTTCGGGCCGTAGATCGCACCTGCTGGAACGTTCCAGTCCTTGCCGGCGCGAAACGCGATCTTCGCAAGCTGCTGGCGACTCAGATATTCGACGACGTAATCCGCGAGAAGTCCGCCGCCGTTGAATCGTTCGTCGATGACCGCGCCGTACTTGTCCGTCTGTGCGAAAAAGTAGCGATTGAAACTCTGATAGCCGGGACCGCCGGTGTTTGGAATATACACATAGCCGAGTTTCCCGCCGCTCAACCGATCGACCGCGCGGCGGTTGTCCTCGATCCACGCCAGATTGCGAAGTCCGGTTTCGGTTCCGACGGGCACGACCGTTACGGCACGTGAGTCCTTTCCGTCGGGATTAGGACCGACCTTGATGACGATCTGTTTGTTCGCCGTGCTCTCAAACAAGCGATAGAGGTTGTCGGTGGATTTCAGATCGCGTCCCGCGACCGACAGCAGATACTCGCCGGGCTTGACGTTTACACCGGGCGCCGTGAGCGGCGCGCGGAGCTGCGGATTCCAGTTTTCGCCGTTGTAGACGCGCGCGAAGCGATAACGTCCGTTCTCGATCTTGTAGTCCGCGCCGAGCAAGCCGCCGGGAACGAAATTCGGACGCGGCTGATCGCCGCCGCCGATGTACATATGGCCGACGGTGATCTGGTTGAGCATTTCGCGGAAAAGATAGTTAAGGTCGTCGCGATGCGCAACGACGTCGACGTACGGCCCGTAAAGCTTCTTGGCCTTTTCGATATCGAGCCCGTGAATGTTCGGATCGTAGAAAAAGTCCCGCTCGCCGCGCCAGATCTCGTTGAACATCTGTTTCCACTCGGCGCGCGGATCGACGTAAACCTCCATATCCGAGGTCTTGACGATTCCCTCGCCGGGCCGCGCCGGAAACATCGTCGAGATCATATTCCACATCGGCCCTTGCTGGAAGAGCATCTTTTCGCCGTTGGCCGAGATCGCAAATCCGTTGATTCCCGGACGAACCTCTTCGAGCTTTCGTTTTTCGAGATCGAACTTGTGCAGCGTCAGTCCGAACGGTCCGGCCTGCGGCGCCGCGGGAAGTTCGGTTATATAGAGAATTCCGGGCTTTCCGGGAAAAAGTCCTGTAAAATCACGCGCCGGGATCTGCGGGATCGCGATGATTCGCTGGTCGATGCCATCGAGATCGACGCGCGTCGGTTCGGGCGCTTTCGGTTTCGGAGCAACCGGCGTCGCGGCGGCTACCGGCGTTGCTGCAACCGCGGGCGTCGCCGTCGGTGACGGTGACGGTGAAACGGCGGGTGTCGGCGCGGGCGCTTCTTTCTTCTCTTCCTGAACCTTTTCTTCGTCGCTTTCCGGAGCCAGCGGCGACGGAATATCATTGCGCAGAACGATCGCGTAGACGTTGCGTGACGTTTGGTGATTGATGCCCGAAAGGTCGGCGAAACTGATCGTCGGACCGACGTTCGTGCTGCCGGTAAAGAACAGGTACTTGCCGCTCTTGTCGAAAACGACGTGACGCGCGTCGCCAAGTCCATCCGTCACGCGAAACGTCTGCGCTTTGTCCACGGCGTAAAGAAAGACCGCGCGCAGGCGATTGTCGAGCTGTTTGGGATATCCGATCCAGTTGCTGTCCGGCGACCAGGTCGGTTCCATCACGTCGCCGAAATCGCCGTACGTATTCTGATCGACCCGCGTGTTCGTCCCTTTTTCGACATCGAGTATCCAAAGACTCACGTCCTGCCGGTTGTAAGCGATCTTCTTGCTGTCCGGCGACCAGACGGCCCCCGAGAAAAAACCGGGCTTGCCGTCGCCGAGGGCGAACTTCTTGACCTCGCCGCCGCCGGATTGATCGCGCAGGTGAAGCATATATTCGCCCGATTCGTCCGAGAAATACGCGATCCATTTGCCGTCGGGCGACCACGCGGGTTCGCGCTCCATAACGGCGGTCGTATTTGTCAGATTGCGCGCGTCGCCCTTGTCGGCCGGCGCGCTGATGATCTCGCCGCGGGCCTCGAAAACCGCTCGAACGCCGGTCGGCGAGATCGCCGCGCCCGCGATCCTTGAACCGACGCGCTCAAACCGCGGCCGCACGCCGGGAAAATCGCCGGTGACGCGGATGTTCACCTTTTTCGGTGACTTCGAACCGACATCGACGGTGTAGATCGCCCCAAATTGTTCGTAAACGATGGCGCCGCCGCCGGCCGAAGCGTATTTGATGTCAAGTCCGGAGTTCTCAACGATCTGCTCGACCTTTTTTGAACGCGTATCGTAGGAGAACAGGGTCACGACGCCGTTGTTGCGATCCGACAGAAAATAGACCTTGTCGCCGACCCACATCGGGCACTTGTCGTTCGAATTCTCGCGCGGAACCTTTTCGATCGTCGAATCTGCCAGTTTTGCTATCCAGATCGGTTGTGTCTGGCCGCCCTGATAACGCTTCCAGTCCGACTGCCACTGTGAGAGCGGTTCGTACGCGACGTACTGCGCGTCCGGAGAGAGCCATCCGCGATCGACCATCGGAAGCGGAAGTTCGACCGGAAGTCCGGCGCCTTCGACGCCGACCGTATAGAGCCTTGAGAAATTCGAGCTGCTATTGCGGGTCGAGACAAACAGAACGCTCTGGCCGTCGGGAGTCCAGCCCGACACTTCGTCGAGCGAGGGATGATATGTAACGCGCCGCGGAACTCCGCCCGCCGCGGGAACGACATAGACATCCGTATTTCCGTCGTATTCGCCCGTGAAGGCGATCATCGATCCGTCGGGCGAAAAATACGGGGCGGTCTCGACCCCGACTCCGGTCGTCAAACGACGCGCGTCGCCCCCGGCGCGCGGCACAATCCAGAGATCCCCCGCATACGAGAAAACGATTTCGGAACGGCTGATCGCCGGTTGACGGAACAATGTGACCTGTCCCGTCTGCGCGAGAGTCAGCACGGCCAGCGTGACCACAAAGAGCGATGACAAAGCGAACTTTCTCAAGTTTTTATTCTCCGTTATGAAAGATTGGCGGACACGCCGAGCGGAACTGCATTCCAAGGCCGGACAAAGGGAACAGGCCGTCAGGCTGATGGAAATCATCGGCGGTCGATCGGGTTTCGTTATTTACTACGCAGGAATCCGGTCAAAAGATTCACAATTTCTTCATTCGTGACGGCTGCAAATCGACAAATCAGCCGAATGGCACGAAACAGTTCGTATTTCCGCATTCAATGCGGATTATGCCTAGGACAGATTTGCCCGCCAATCACGCAAATAAACGCGAAAAATGGGTTTATTCATCTTGCTTTTCGCGATTCTTGCGCGTTTTTCGGGAAGTTCCTTCCTGAGCGTAATCTCGGTCTAATGCTCGCTGGTCTTTTCAAGGACGACCTGCGCGACGGCGTGCTCGGTCGTGTGCGAGATCGAAAGATGAATCCGTTCCGCGCCGAGCTCGGCGAGCAGTTTCTGCGCCTCACCCGTTGCAGTCAAAGTCGGAACGCCCATTTCGTCATTAAGGATCTCCATATCGTGCCACGAAAGGCGGCCGCGCCAGCCGGTCTTGAGCGCCTTCAGGAAAGCTTCTTTCGCCGCGAACCGGGCCGCGTAGCTTTGGGCGGCGGCGGCGCCTTTAGTGTCGCAGTAAGCGCGTTCGGCGGGCGTATAAACCCGCTCGGCAAACCGCGGAGTTCTTTCAATCGTTTCGCGAATCCGATAAACTTCAACAATGTCGATGCCGATGGAGATTATCATCAGATTTTGGGCTTCCGCGCTTGAATTTTCGCCCTCAGGCGGCCTAACACTATTTTACGTCGACTTGTATTAATTTTTCGCCGCCTGAAGGCGGAACTCCAAACTTTTGATGGACATTTTATCAGATAACGGATTTTACTGGCGCGAAAAGGACGGCGTACGCGTATTGGTTTCACGCTTGCTCGAGACGCACGGATTCGTCAACGGGTTTTCAACGCGGCTCGGAGGCGTTTCGTCGTTCCCTGAGAACGATCTCAACCTCGCCGGTTACGACGAAGACTCCGAAGCAAATATCGCCGAAAACCGGCGTCGTTTTATGAACGTTTTTAATCGCGGCTTTCGGCTCGCGTCCTGCTGGCAGATCCATAGTGCCGAGGTCCGTCAGGTCCTCGATTTCGATGACGCGATCGACGGCAACCACCGGATGGACGCGCTCGTCTCGGACGCCGCCGACGTCTTGCTGGGCGTCAAAACGGCCGACTGCATTCCGGTCCTTCTCGGAGACACGCGCACCGGCGCGTTCGCCGCGGTCCATGCCGGCTGGCGCGGAACGGTGCAATCTATCGTCGTCAATACGGTCCGGAAGATGCGCGCCGCATACGGAACCGAACCTGAAGATATTGTCGCCGCCATCGGACCGGCCGCGACCGCGCGCAACTACGAGGTCGGCCAGGACGTGATCGATGCGTTTCGCGAGAACTTTCCCGACTCCGAAAAACTCCTCACACCGACGCGCGAGGGACACGCTAAGATCGATCTGCATACGGCAAACAAAGACCAGTTGACGGATCTCGGTGTCAGCGAATCGCGGATCTCGGTTTCCGATCTTTGCACGATGGAGCGCACGGATCTTTTCTTCTCTTATCGGGTCGAGAAGAGGCTGTACGGGAAAACGGGCCGATTGATGGCAGTCATCGGGCGTGATTGAGCCTGAGGCCGGCGTTTTGTTGACCCGATACGTCAAATTTAACTAGAATTGTACCGAGGGCTTTTGGAGGTGTTCTAATGAAGTCTCGCGTCGTACTTCTCACGCTCGTCTGCGTGTCGTTGCTATTCACGATTCCGGCGTCGGCCAAAGACACCTGGATCAGCGTCCGCTCAAAGAATTTCCACCTCGTCGGCAATGCGAACGAAAAGGAAATTCGGCAGGTCGCGACGAAACTTGAACAGTTTCGCGAGACCTTTCGACAGATATTTCCGCGCGTCAAACTGAGCCAGTCGATTCAAACCAATGTGATCGTCTTCAAAGACGATGGGGCGTATCGTCCGTTCAAACCGAAAAATGCAAGCGGCAAGACGATCGATTCCATCGCCGGCTATTTCCAGCCCGGCACCGACGTCAACTACATCACTCTCGCGATTGACGCCGATATGAAAGATACGTACGGCATTATCTTTCACGAGTACGTCCATTTCATTCTCGAAGCGAACTTCGGCAAATCGGAAGTGCCGGCGTGGTTCAACGAGGGGCTCGCCGAATACTATCAGACGTTCAAGATAGAGAACGATCAAAAGGTGACGCTCGGCATTATCCAACCCAACCATCTCTACTTTCTTCAACAGTCCAAACTGATGCCGCTGAAGTCGTTTTTCGAGATCGACAACTATTCGCTGCACGAAAGCGGGAGTCACTCGCGAAGCATTTTTTACGCACAGGCCTGGGCGTTGATCCATTATCTGCTCCAGGGAGTAAAGGGCGGCAACGCGGACGGCTTGAATAATTTTCTGACGCTCGTGATGAAGGGCGCAAAGCCGGAAGATGCGTTTCAGCAAGCCTTTCTGATGGACTATCCGGCGATGGAAAAGGCTCTGACCAATTACGTCGCGCAAAGCAAGTATTACTCGTCAGTCCTGAGTTTCAAACAGAAACTGATCTTTGATACGGAGATGAAGACGGCGCCATTGTCCGAAGCGGAAAGCAATGCTTTTCTCGGCGACCTGCTCTTTCATACGAACAGCCTGGCCGACGCCGAGATCTATCTTCAAAAGGCGATCGCGCTCGACCCGAAATCGAGTATGGCGAACACTTCGCTTGGCTTGATTCGGACGCGGGAGCGGAAATTCGAAGAGGCGAAGGCGTTTCTTGAAAAGGCGATCGCGGGCGACGCCAGGAACCATTTCGCCCATTACAACTACGCGTACGTCCTCAGCCGGGAAGGTATGGACGAGTTTGGTTTTGTCCAAAAGTACGCGCCGGACTCGGTGAAGAGAATGCGCGATTCGTTGGTCAAGGCAATCGAACTGAATCCGGCCTTCACCGAGAGTTACCAATTGCTTAGCTTTCTTTACCTGGTCAACAACGAAAATCTCGAAGAGGCCATTGTCTTGCTCAAGAAAGCTGCCGATCTGCAGCCCGGAAATCAACAGAATCAATACCTACTTGCACAGCTCTACTTGCGGCAGGAAAAGGTTGCCGAAGCCAGCGCTCTCGCCGAGAAGATCTTCAGGACAGCCGATGAACCCGATCTCAGGGCGAAGGCGCAGGCGTTGATCAACAACATCCGGGAGTATCAGGAGAAACGGGCCTTTTTCGACAAGCAGACGAAGGAACTGGAGGACCGCGGCATCAAGGCGCCGATCCTCGTCAAGCGGAAAGGTGAAAAGCCTTTGACCGAAGAAGAGGTTGAACGGATCAAAAGGGAGAACGAGATCATCAGTCTCAACAGCGCCGTGAAAAGGCCTGAAGCCGGACAAACCGAGGCGGTCGGCTATTTGGACCGCGTCGCCTGTGTCCGCGGCGAGGTCGTCTATACATTTCGTTCGGAGACCGAATCCTTCACGCTCACGAGCAAGGGTTTCGGCGAACTCGACCTTATGGCGATGGTCGAAGAGGCGCAAAATCTCTCGTTCGGCTGCGATGCCGACGTCAAAGCGATGAAGGCGGTCGTGATCTACGAACCGGCGAAGGTCGCGAACGCGAAGTCGCGCGGAACGCTTCGCTCGCTGACGTTCGTTCCTCAGTATTTCGAGCGCAAGACCGAAGAAGAGCTGAAGAACGCAAGGCAAACGGTGATCGTCGAAGATCCGCGCGACGACCCGAATGCCCAGGCGGAATTCGAGAAGAAGCGGCGGGAGATGATGCTCGAGAACATCAGGAACAACCTTCGCAAACCCGCTGATGGCGAGACTCGTGTGTTCGGAATCGTCGAACGGATCGAGTGTTCGGGAGGCGCAATGTACTTCGTCGCGAAGGTCGATGACGCGACGTTGAAGCTTAAGGCGAAATCGCCGCAGATCAGATCATTTTCGGCGGAAGCGTCGGGACTTCAATTCGGGTGCGGAGTGAAAATGCCGCAACTCAGGGCATACATCATATTTCGCGGCAGCATTCTCGACGCCGGCGAATTGGTTTCCGTCGAGTTCGTTCCGCCGAGTTTCAAGCCTGAAGAGTGATCATCCCGAGTAGGCATAGCGGATTTTGCCCGCGGATCTTCGCGAATCCGCTCCAAAGCCACGAGAACGAATGTCTTTTTATGGATTTGATCCACCAAACGCGGTTTTCTCGTATGGCTTCAGATCAGATGCGGATTCGCGGAAATTCGCGGGCAAACTCCAGCCTGTCGGAAACTAAATTTACTTCTTCAAGCGTGCGGAGCACGCGAACTTGCGATAGCACCACGTGGAGCGGAGCGGAACGTGGTGGCTGAACGCCCGGGTTCCAAAGCGTGTGTAACACGCGCAACTCTCGTGGCTGTTTCACCCGCTCGGTTGAGTTGATCGCGGCGACACCTGGGTTTCGCTCCGCTCCACGTGGTGCTATCGGACGTGCGTGTGCTCCGCACACTGCATCCGTTTTTCCGACAGGCTCCAATGTAAGAAAGCAGATGCCTGCAATTCTTCCGCTTGGCGAATACGTCCTCTGAAATCTGAGATTTGAGATATTTGAGATATTTGAGATTCCAATTCCTACGAGTGAAAGGCAATTTTTTGAATTTGGCTCGCCAACGCAGTTTTCAAATTTCGATTCCGACGGGAATTCGCGTTTTTTCGCTTCGATTCGCGGTCAAAAACTCTGTTGGGGCTATTTGACGCGGACCGAAAGAATAATGCGTCGCGTCTTTTGCGGATAGCAGACCTCGTCCGTGCACGGCTGGAAATCCGCGGCGATACGCACGGTTGCCCTGTTTCGTCGAAAGCCGCGTGGGATCTGAAGTCTGAATGTGAAGCGTACGCGGCCTTCATAGACGTTCAGCGGTTCGTCCGAGAACGCAAAGATCTTGTTCTTTCCGGCCGGATACCTCAGCCCGTAGATCTTGCCGCCGCCCGCCGTTATGCGGATCGATGTCGGGATCAGATTCTCGGTGTTGGGACGGTTTGAATTAACGTGGAATCCGGGCGGAATTGTCAGAATGACCGTGCCCGTTGACGTACCGCCGCGTTTGACGGGTGCGACGGACGCGGAAATCGTTTGCGCGGCGGCGGCAAGCGCCGCGCCGAGCAGGAGCGTGATCGTCAGGATTGCGCGCTTCATTTCAACTCAAAACTCTCGAGCATTTCGCGGACGCGGACGTTGAACTCATCATAGTGATCGGCCAGGATCGTGATCTTCAACTCGAACCCATTGCCGCCGCGATTCAAGGTCTTGCAAAACTCCTTGATCGTCACGCCGTCCTCTTCGCGTTCGGACTTCGAAGATGAATCCTCATCTGATGCCGGTCCGATCACGATCGTCGCCGTCGCCCGGAGCATCTCCTCGGACGCTTCGCTTTCGCCGAATTCCTTCGAACGCGCCTCGAACGCGTATTTCGATTCGACGGGGCAGATGAAACCCTCCGGTTTGACGATCACGAAGTCGTCCGTTTCGACCGTTTCACGCGCGTATGCGTTCTCCGCAAGGCGCTTGATCTTGGTCGAAGCGTAAATCATAAGCGCGACGATGATGCCGCCGACGATCCAGATTTCCATATTCAGCTGTTATTGGCCCGGCCGACGGAATTCACCGTCGATTTCGCCGCAAGTTGTCCGCAGGCGGCGAAAATATCGCGGCCGCGCGGCGTGCGTACGTAAGCGGAAATGCCCTTTTCCTCAAGAATTTCCTTGAACCTTGCAACCTTCGAAGGCGCCGGCGGCCCGTATTCGAGCGGCTCGGCAGCGTTGTGCGGAATCAGATTGATCTTCGCACGACGCAGTTTGTGCCGTTTCAGGAGTCCGGCAAGTTTCACGGCGTGCTCGTCCGAATCGTTCACGCCGCCGAGCAGGACGTATTCAAATGTAAAACGCTCGCCGCGCTTCAAGGTCGATTCGAACTCCTTTGCGGCCGCGAGAAGTTCGTCGATGTTCCATTTCTTGTTGATCGGCATCAGCCGGTCGCGAAGTTCGTCGTCCGGCGCCGAGAGACTGATCGCGAGGTGCGGACGTTTCTCGAGCCCGGCAAATTCGCGGATCTTCGGAACGATTCCGGCGGTCGAGACCGTGACGCGGTTCGGGACGATATGCAGGCCGTCCTTGTCGGCCATTATCGAGATCGCCTTGATCAGATTCTCGAAATTCAGAAACGGTTCGCCGGCGCCCATTCCGACGAGGTTCGTTCCGTGCGGAGTTTCGCCGGCGACACCGTAAACATCTGAAAGAACGATGATTATCTGTTCGACGATCTCACCGGCCGTGAGATTTCTGAGCAATCCGAGCTTCGCCGTCAGGCAGAAATCGCATTTGAGCGGGCAGCCCGACTGCGACGAGAAACAGATCGTGTCGCGGCTTTCGGTCGGGATAAAGACCGTTTCGACCGGAAGATTATCGCGCGTTTTCATCAGAAACCGGCGCGTGCCGTCCTCGGAAACGTACTTTGATTCGACGGTCAGCGTTGACGCCGCGGCGTTCTCCGCGAGTTTTTCGCGAAGCGCCTTCGGCAGGTCGGTCATCTCTGTGAAATCAAGCAAACGCCGACCGTGAAGCTGCTTGAAGATCTGCTTCGCCCGAAACCGCGGTTCGCCGATTTCGGTCACGAATTCTTCAAGTTCGCGGGGCGTCAACCCGGTCAGATGTGCCTTTTTCTCCAACAAAACCATCGGTGAATACGATAACATATTCGATTTTGGATTTTGGATTTTGGATTTCGGATTTCGGATTTCGGATTTCGGATTTTGGATTTTGGAATTTGGAATTTGGAATTTGGAATTTGGAATTTGGAATTTGGAATTTGGATTTTGGAATTTGGAATTTGGAATTTGGAATTTGGAATTTGGATTTTGGAATTTGAAACGAGTCAGTACCGCCTGCGTAAGCGGGCGGGCAACGATGGGATTTTTGAACAAAAGATATTCAAGGACTATGGAGGTGGTATGCCTAAGTCTTTGCAAATTTTAAGGATCAATTTTTCGTTTACTTCCGAGTGTCGCGGAACCGCTGAGCGTCGATTCTGAGTTGGGTTATGCCACCATGAATGACTGCCGCCCTCGCGGAGCAATTCGCAACCATGCTCGCGTAAATGGCGGATCAGTTGACGGCGCTTCATGCTGCGATTAACGCCTCTTCAAAATTCGCACCTGCCATACGACGGGCATCT contains the following coding sequences:
- a CDS encoding holo-ACP synthase; protein product: MIISIGIDIVEVYRIRETIERTPRFAERVYTPAERAYCDTKGAAAAQSYAARFAAKEAFLKALKTGWRGRLSWHDMEILNDEMGVPTLTATGEAQKLLAELGAERIHLSISHTTEHAVAQVVLEKTSEH
- the pgeF gene encoding peptidoglycan editing factor PgeF; protein product: MDILSDNGFYWREKDGVRVLVSRLLETHGFVNGFSTRLGGVSSFPENDLNLAGYDEDSEANIAENRRRFMNVFNRGFRLASCWQIHSAEVRQVLDFDDAIDGNHRMDALVSDAADVLLGVKTADCIPVLLGDTRTGAFAAVHAGWRGTVQSIVVNTVRKMRAAYGTEPEDIVAAIGPAATARNYEVGQDVIDAFRENFPDSEKLLTPTREGHAKIDLHTANKDQLTDLGVSESRISVSDLCTMERTDLFFSYRVEKRLYGKTGRLMAVIGRD
- a CDS encoding type II toxin-antitoxin system HicA family toxin, with product MKRRQLIRHLREHGCELLREGGSHSWWHNPTQNRRSAVPRHSEVNEKLILKICKDLGIPPP
- the rlmN gene encoding 23S rRNA (adenine(2503)-C(2))-methyltransferase RlmN, which produces MVLLEKKAHLTGLTPRELEEFVTEIGEPRFRAKQIFKQLHGRRLLDFTEMTDLPKALREKLAENAAASTLTVESKYVSEDGTRRFLMKTRDNLPVETVFIPTESRDTICFSSQSGCPLKCDFCLTAKLGLLRNLTAGEIVEQIIIVLSDVYGVAGETPHGTNLVGMGAGEPFLNFENLIKAISIMADKDGLHIVPNRVTVSTAGIVPKIREFAGLEKRPHLAISLSAPDDELRDRLMPINKKWNIDELLAAAKEFESTLKRGERFTFEYVLLGGVNDSDEHAVKLAGLLKRHKLRRAKINLIPHNAAEPLEYGPPAPSKVARFKEILEEKGISAYVRTPRGRDIFAACGQLAAKSTVNSVGRANNS
- a CDS encoding tetratricopeptide repeat protein, whose amino-acid sequence is MKSRVVLLTLVCVSLLFTIPASAKDTWISVRSKNFHLVGNANEKEIRQVATKLEQFRETFRQIFPRVKLSQSIQTNVIVFKDDGAYRPFKPKNASGKTIDSIAGYFQPGTDVNYITLAIDADMKDTYGIIFHEYVHFILEANFGKSEVPAWFNEGLAEYYQTFKIENDQKVTLGIIQPNHLYFLQQSKLMPLKSFFEIDNYSLHESGSHSRSIFYAQAWALIHYLLQGVKGGNADGLNNFLTLVMKGAKPEDAFQQAFLMDYPAMEKALTNYVAQSKYYSSVLSFKQKLIFDTEMKTAPLSEAESNAFLGDLLFHTNSLADAEIYLQKAIALDPKSSMANTSLGLIRTRERKFEEAKAFLEKAIAGDARNHFAHYNYAYVLSREGMDEFGFVQKYAPDSVKRMRDSLVKAIELNPAFTESYQLLSFLYLVNNENLEEAIVLLKKAADLQPGNQQNQYLLAQLYLRQEKVAEASALAEKIFRTADEPDLRAKAQALINNIREYQEKRAFFDKQTKELEDRGIKAPILVKRKGEKPLTEEEVERIKRENEIISLNSAVKRPEAGQTEAVGYLDRVACVRGEVVYTFRSETESFTLTSKGFGELDLMAMVEEAQNLSFGCDADVKAMKAVVIYEPAKVANAKSRGTLRSLTFVPQYFERKTEEELKNARQTVIVEDPRDDPNAQAEFEKKRREMMLENIRNNLRKPADGETRVFGIVERIECSGGAMYFVAKVDDATLKLKAKSPQIRSFSAEASGLQFGCGVKMPQLRAYIIFRGSILDAGELVSVEFVPPSFKPEE
- a CDS encoding PD40 domain-containing protein, encoding MRKFALSSLFVVTLAVLTLAQTGQVTLFRQPAISRSEIVFSYAGDLWIVPRAGGDARRLTTGVGVETAPYFSPDGSMIAFTGEYDGNTDVYVVPAAGGVPRRVTYHPSLDEVSGWTPDGQSVLFVSTRNSSSNFSRLYTVGVEGAGLPVELPLPMVDRGWLSPDAQYVAYEPLSQWQSDWKRYQGGQTQPIWIAKLADSTIEKVPRENSNDKCPMWVGDKVYFLSDRNNGVVTLFSYDTRSKKVEQIVENSGLDIKYASAGGGAIVYEQFGAIYTVDVGSKSPKKVNIRVTGDFPGVRPRFERVGSRIAGAAISPTGVRAVFEARGEIISAPADKGDARNLTNTTAVMEREPAWSPDGKWIAYFSDESGEYMLHLRDQSGGGEVKKFALGDGKPGFFSGAVWSPDSKKIAYNRQDVSLWILDVEKGTNTRVDQNTYGDFGDVMEPTWSPDSNWIGYPKQLDNRLRAVFLYAVDKAQTFRVTDGLGDARHVVFDKSGKYLFFTGSTNVGPTISFADLSGINHQTSRNVYAIVLRNDIPSPLAPESDEEKVQEEKKEAPAPTPAVSPSPSPTATPAVAATPVAAATPVAPKPKAPEPTRVDLDGIDQRIIAIPQIPARDFTGLFPGKPGILYITELPAAPQAGPFGLTLHKFDLEKRKLEEVRPGINGFAISANGEKMLFQQGPMWNMISTMFPARPGEGIVKTSDMEVYVDPRAEWKQMFNEIWRGERDFFYDPNIHGLDIEKAKKLYGPYVDVVAHRDDLNYLFREMLNQITVGHMYIGGGDQPRPNFVPGGLLGADYKIENGRYRFARVYNGENWNPQLRAPLTAPGVNVKPGEYLLSVAGRDLKSTDNLYRLFESTANKQIVIKVGPNPDGKDSRAVTVVPVGTETGLRNLAWIEDNRRAVDRLSGGKLGYVYIPNTGGPGYQSFNRYFFAQTDKYGAVIDERFNGGGLLADYVVEYLSRQQLAKIAFRAGKDWNVPAGAIYGPKAMLINELAGSGGDAMPWFFKNLKVGALVGKRTWGGLVRASGIPTLMDGGSIRAPNGAVYGLNGQWEVENVGVAPDIEVEYDPAMWRQGRDPQLEKAVEWLLEELRKNPPKDYKRPDYPNYHKSTGLGKP